One segment of Prosthecodimorpha staleyi DNA contains the following:
- a CDS encoding SDR family oxidoreductase codes for MLPRTILVTGASTGIGRAAAVMLKARGWRVFATARAEADLDALAALDLEPLRLDYREAGSIAACAEAVLERTGGRIGALFNNGAYGQPGAVEDLRTDILRAQFEANLFGWHDLTCRLIPAMRANGAGRIVQCSSVLGIVAMKYRGAYIASKFALEGLTDTLRQELHGTGIAVSTIRPGPIATRFVPNAMAAFQANIDIDGSAHRDIYRRRLGRMERGGAGRFKLPPEAVVDRLIHALESDRPKPYYSVTVPTYVMDVVRRILPGRALVGFLRRVSDREDR; via the coding sequence ATGCTGCCGCGAACCATCCTGGTGACGGGCGCGTCGACCGGCATCGGCCGGGCGGCCGCCGTCATGCTGAAGGCGCGCGGCTGGCGGGTCTTCGCGACCGCGCGGGCCGAGGCCGACCTGGACGCGCTGGCGGCCCTCGACCTGGAGCCCCTGCGGCTCGACTATCGCGAGGCCGGCAGCATCGCAGCTTGCGCCGAGGCCGTGCTGGAGCGCACCGGCGGCCGGATCGGCGCCCTGTTCAACAACGGCGCCTATGGTCAGCCGGGCGCGGTCGAGGATTTGCGGACCGACATTCTGCGCGCGCAGTTCGAGGCCAACCTGTTCGGCTGGCACGATCTGACCTGCCGGCTGATTCCCGCCATGCGGGCCAACGGCGCCGGCCGGATCGTGCAGTGCTCCTCCGTGCTCGGGATCGTCGCGATGAAATATCGCGGCGCCTATATCGCCTCGAAATTCGCGCTCGAAGGCCTGACCGACACGCTGCGCCAGGAATTGCACGGCACCGGCATCGCGGTCTCGACCATCCGTCCCGGCCCGATCGCGACCCGCTTCGTGCCCAATGCGATGGCGGCGTTCCAGGCGAATATCGACATCGACGGTTCGGCCCATCGCGACATCTACCGGCGCCGGCTCGGGCGGATGGAGCGTGGCGGGGCAGGGCGCTTCAAATTGCCGCCCGAGGCGGTGGTCGACAGGCTGATCCACGCCCTCGAAAGCGACCGGCCGAAGCCCTACTATTCGGTCACCGTGCCGACCTATGTGATGGACGTGGTCCGGCGCATCTTGCCGGGCCGCGCGCTGGTCGGCTTCCTGCGCCGGGTCTCCGATCGGGAAGACCGCTAG
- a CDS encoding twin transmembrane helix small protein has protein sequence MESIVNMLVPFAILAVGVVLLLGLINMARGGSPNTSQKLMRWRVGLQFVAIVVIMTAIWLMGR, from the coding sequence ATGGAAAGTATCGTCAACATGCTCGTGCCTTTCGCCATCCTCGCGGTCGGCGTCGTCCTGCTGCTCGGCCTGATCAACATGGCGCGCGGCGGCAGCCCGAACACCTCGCAGAAGCTGATGCGCTGGCGCGTCGGCCTGCAATTCGTCGCCATCGTGGTGATCATGACCGCGATCTGGCTGATGGGCCGCTGA